GCTCTATTAAGTTCTAAGGATTTAAAACACTTTTCAATGCTAAAAATCTTAACTTTACACACACATGGGTGATCAGTCCACAAGCATATAGGAATTAAATGCagatagaaacaatgaacacataaaaataacttttaataggTAGTAAAGAGTTTTACATCAAGGCTAGCAGAAATTCCCAACTAGAGCTTTAGCCTTCCATGACAAGTTATCACCTTTCAACTACAATAGGGGGTTTTAGAAGCAAAATTCAGATTACATGGTGGTTAGGATGtttcctccacctctaggaacctagaAATCATTCTAAAACCTAGAATCCTCTTGAAAGCTGAGATCTTTAGTGCTTTCTTGCCCTGTTTTTCCTTTGATGCGTCTCTCATGTATTCCTCTTTCTTCCAAAAGCTCTCTCCTTTTTTCGCCAACTTCAGCTTTTAAGGGTTTTCTGTCCTCAAAGGCTCGTTTAGTGCTAAGCGTgagttagtgaattttggcttagcgaacAGGGTGCGCTGAGCGCCAGAAGAGACAGATGACTCGCTGGGCGAATTGATGATGCGCGGAGTGCATGAATGCTTTGCAGATTCTCTTCCAGATTCTCCCAACCCATTAAGCGAGCtgagtgcctcgcttagcggatgttaCTCACTAAGCGCATATGCCtcacttagcgagacaccaactGATTCAACcttcttatttttcatcttttcacctgaaactgaagttgaaccacattaattcacaatatAGGGAATAtctactaagcaaaaattaagctaaacataaaaatatgtacaaacctacaaaatgaactataaattgggaaaaagataaatttttaaagtttttcaatacaaaagtcagtcgtaaatgacgactaacagCTATCTACGCAGAAGAGATAAGAATAACATAATTGGTCAGGTATACAATGGAAGAACAAATAGTGGAATAGAATATGAAAACTACATATTACAGATGGAAGATAATCCTAATAATGCGAGAAAGCAAGATCTAGAACTAGTGTCATGGATCATCTTCATTATTAGAGATGTGTTTCCATTCGTGTCTTTTCTCATTGTAAGTGGatcaaaataacttttttctggaaaatatttgaaaatcagtagactatcatttaaattttagccAAATATAATAAAAGGCTTACAATTTCTgaagaaaacttatttaaatttttaacataaaatgaGTGGCTAttttacaacaaaaattaaatgtttaagTACTTTTATGAAGAAAACCTATAAATGATTCATTCTTTCATTCAGTacgtgtatattttttaaatttaacaatattCAATCAAGTAAACACAGAGAACTGAATATTATTTACACATCTAATTTATCCAAAAAGCTGAATGAAACAGTAAAACCATTAACCCAAATGTATCATAAACTGCATACACTTTTCCAGCTTGAATTTATCGCTGTAAGAAAGATATAATTACAATTGTCAGCTCACCTGGGCAATATTGTATGAAATCATTCGGAGAAGAGAGAGTGATATATCTTCAGGTCTGTAATCATCAAGTCCCTTTTTTTCTGAGGTAACCTTACCAAAACTTGAAGCAATGGTAGAAGCCGATAGGCCAGTCTATGGTTATTTAATACCGGTAAATACTAAGTCGtgattgatagaaaaaaaaatcaaatgactcATCAATTTGATccaaaaattaagtaaatttagagcattttttttatatcggaTAAATATCATACAGAATGAGCAACTGCAAAATTTACCTTAGAATAGTCCATGCCACCATAAATGTCCCCAACAAGCATGTCAGTATTACTATTATCTCCTTTCTGACTCAGCTCAAGTAATTCATCAAAGTTGGAACTCATTTTAAGAAACCCTTTGGCAATAGTTTAAATATAGCAGTagataaagaggaaaaaaatggagaattaTCAGAAAACTTACCTCTCACACTTTGTTAACAGCCTTCCCAATCCCCAATAAGTACCACCACCAACATTAGTCCCATTGACCCTCTCATATTTTCCATCCCCATCAACCTGTGTTAACCCAGATTAAAATAATGGATTACCGACAGTTTGTCTTTATAAAACATAAACcaaagatatcagcaagttAGATAAAAAGAGGAAACTAAACAAATATACCTTGATCATACTAACACCAGATCCAATATTAACTAGAAGATAAGGAAACAAATCATTAGTGTCAATTTGAACAAACTCTTTCTGACCCTCCATGTGTGTAAAAGCTTCACGACGAATTGCCTACTAAGAAGTGGTACAACATCTAATTAGCAATTAGCAATGATCAATATAAGTCAGCAAGAATGAATTAATGGCATAGTCACATGCTCCAAAGTATAGATCTTGTTTATTTTAACAGAGAAGAGCTAAAATAGATCTCAGTCAGATCTTGGTTAACATTAAGAAACATATAATGCAATAATGCAAGAAGGAaacggaaaaaaaaatagagctgTCAGCTATGactatataaaaattatgtggaaaattaaactttagtCATATTTTCCTTCAACAATTCACCAATAAAACAATGCATCAATGAGTATGAATAAACTATATATAATGGTTTTCCCACACTCTAGTGGATTAGTGGAAGTAATAGCATTCCAGTCTTGGCAATTGATTGGCTCTTTTCCTTCTTAAACAAGGGGGAGCACTATAATTTGTCCaaagaagaaaagtaaaaaaaaacatcttttttcttcaattatttattagaatagtGAGTAAGTTGCAATTGGTCATATCTCTATGATATTTTGTAATGAAAGGAAGTAGTACATGAGATAAAGAATTGCACAAATATTTCAACTCGCAAGATGGTCTTTTAACTATCAAGATAATTCTTAAACAAAATACAAGAGAAAACAGATAATTCCAAGAGTTGGATCCACCTTCAGCAAGAAATTTGCTCCTGCTACAAGGCAGTTCATTTCATCTTCTTTGTCAAGACTAAGTCCGAGTCTTTCTTTGAAAAGGTCAGCAAATTTGTGTGCTCCACCACCAGTAGCCTTGTCACAAAATGAAAATCCATTAACAGAGTAGTTCAATggaataaacactgaacaagaAGTGATGAATTACACAATTATCTATAATAATCGCAACTCTTAAAATTGTGTTATAAACAATATCAGTGAGATATAGAATAAATGGGAGCattgttgatgttgttattataCAAAAGGGAAAAGGGACTCAGCTTATTATCATTTTCACAATAACTACTTCCAAATTTGATAGCTAGACATAGATTATGGTGCTTGTGCATGCAAGCATCAAgctaaaataaaacaactagCATTTTGGATATTTGATATATCccttcaacaaaagaaaaaaagaactcAAGCTtctgaaaatgtaaaaatagtCAGAGAAAGTTACCTTAATTATGGCATTTGAATCAGTCGTGGCATCAGAATAACGTGATTCCCCTTCTGTAAACAACAAAAAGTCCATAGTCTAGAATTAACaaagaaacagaaaaatcacaaaatgatattcaaaatcaaaacatgCAGTACTGTTTTAGCAATCCAATGTGGTAGTGAAAAGACAGATAAAGCATAAAAGAAGTAAATCGAACAAGACAGTAAATACCACCACAGTGAAGCTGCTTTGAGTTAATGAAGTCTAGGCACTCGTTAATCTTGCTAGTTTCGAACTTCACAAAATGAAGCCTTCCACCAAGAATAGGATAGCTTCTCCTGTTACCATTGGGCGGAAATCCCAGTCGATTATTCACATTTATCATCCTTTTATCATAGGTTGATTGGTCTCGGTGTCTTGAAAAGTACACCAACTTTATAAGAGATCCTGCCCATATATTTTCAATCATAAGTTCCAACCATATTTCAAATACTACCAACCTTTTCCTCTGAAATTAACATGCAAATTAAGAGTCACACGTCATTGAGGGGAAAACCTGCCATTGCTACTATTCAATCCTATTTTCTATATTTGTTTCCCCCTATAATATAACAAAGAAAGTTTTGGGGGGATTATCAAATCCTCCACACAGGATGGGAGATAATCCTGCTCGGAGCAAAGTCGAACTTGGTTCACCAAGTTGTGGAAGACTAGCCCCTTCCGTTAGACCCAACTCCCATTGGTTAACATtattattctttatatatattaatttcagcatccaaaagtttatataaaaaaatggtcaTCATCAAGGCCATAAAACATAGTAAgcctttgacaaaaaaaagaaaggttgAAGCCAGTGTCATGCTTCCACCACCAtaggaataattaataaagaaaaaaggagCGAGAAAGACGAATTAAGAATCTGAAATTGTTGTTATACCTCCAATGTCAAGAGCGAGGTGAGATATATCATGAGACTGATTGGGTAACAAAATGGTTGGATACTTCTCTTcgaagtttccttgaatttcTGCTTTGCTGAGATCCAGCTGAGGCCGTGAACTGGACCGGTGCATTGAACTGTGTTGCCTGTGTGcgccatctctctctctctctctgagtctcaaagtttcaagtttcaacgtCAAATCCAATAATGGAATTCACCAAACCCTCCATTTTGTAGAAAATTCATTCATCTTGACCAAGCTAATCAAACATCGCAAGCTTACGTGCTCAATGCTCCACTGCATCAACAAAGGCGATGCAGATTTCACCCCTCCCAAACCTAATTTAATTTCtggtaaaaattaaatagtagttatttttagttactaattagtaataacaaattatacaaGTGAAGTCTTTTGCAGTAACGGATAGTAAATTTGTCTGACTGAATAATGCATGAAACgtgaatataaaatatagattGTTGAGTAATTTGACCCAAATACATGACAGACCAAAATCCACATAAATTATTTCATGTCAGCATGGATGGGGTGGGAGATGGATTTTAGAAAACGAAAAGGAGGACTGGAGGAcaactttatcttttaaataaaaagtaataatttattattttaatagttaaatttaaatgtaCTATTTTTGTTACTTACTTTTTATgacttatataatttatttaatgtttattttacctaacatataaaatatgattaaaattaatttgggcAAATGCTATTTCATTTCTCAtttgttatctttttaattatataaattatagaaaattttctcttataagtgtaaatttaaattttatatacattcatattaaatataaataagctagtattgaaattataaataaaatgaaaataatgagaATGAGCACATATTCTTTTATGAAATCAagtaaggaattttttttgtgagTGTTCCATTTCTTGAAATCACGTTAACATTTAAATCGTTAAGGTTATATTAAATAGAGTTGatggaatgaaaaaaatttataagataaatttGGTGAATTTTGCATTTAACACAcaataatgaataatttatctgaaattacattaatatttaaattattaggattaaatttattgttataatttcttatgacttaaagattttattaaatgttttattttatgtaaagtATGAGTAAAATGTgtgtctaaaatttatttttagactaatattttttttcttatttattatcttcTAATTTATGTACATTATGAAGATTTTCTCTTAcatgtataaatttaaaatttcttttatatattgataTCTATATgtcaatttattaatatataaaattctatataaaataaaagttatggaAATGAACATGAGTTTATGAAATCAGGtaagaaaattttcaattaattaattcacaGGAACGAACAATTGATCAGAAATCACATtaacaactaaattattttggtaaagttatttttaaaattcattgttataatattaaaaataattttaatatatatgtatttatttatataaatttatatagaaaaaattatgtttatcaacatttttttacacaaattatattcatttcttatttaaattgttgaatatttttcttacgtaaattttaaatttcttttatacacTAATACCTATATATGTAAAGTTATTAATATAGAaagtatttataaaatgaaaaatcatgcAAATAGATAACTGCTTAAACAACATGAATCTCGATGTTGCATATCCAAGCAAAGCAAGAAAGCTTTTTTAATCTCATCACTTTTCTAGCGCTGGATTTTGTTTTCCATAGGGggtctttttctttgtttcggTGATAAGCATAATAGCTTTTGTCTATTCCTTGTCTGTGTAAATCGTAATGGCCATATGTTCTTACCTTAGTTTCAGTACTTCTTGTACTAAAACTaagtttattaatatattttatctttggcctttaaaataaattgatttcagTCATTTCACGATTAAAAATCAAGATTAGGGTTTAACTTATGCACAACCAGCATCATTCGCAACAACTTCAAAGATGCTTATTTGTAGATTTTTGGATAAAGAGTTGATGGATGATGAGAATGTCTAGATAAATTCAACTAATACATTATTAATAGGCTTGGTTTAAAGTGTTTATTAGAACAAACATTATGTAGAAAAATTTACTGATATGGTTGCTGAATTTTTAGTTTGTTGTTTTACTTCacttaaatttaacttttaattgatGTCTGCTCATGTTTTTGTATGCTACAAAAATTATaggctaaaatataatttttatttctctattttttaaaatacgtttatttttattttaatttttaattaagacattttgttattcattttaaaaaaaattatattttaatctttaagaGGAATTCAAACgataaatatatactttttattttttttttggcaaattaaacttatcaataattaaataattaa
This genomic interval from Glycine max cultivar Williams 82 chromosome 5, Glycine_max_v4.0, whole genome shotgun sequence contains the following:
- the LOC106798701 gene encoding pantothenate kinase 2, whose protein sequence is MHRSSSRPQLDLSKAEIQGNFEEKYPTILLPNQSHDISHLALDIGGSLIKLVYFSRHRDQSTYDKRMINVNNRLGFPPNGNRRSYPILGGRLHFVKFETSKINECLDFINSKQLHCGEGESRYSDATTDSNAIIKATGGGAHKFADLFKERLGLSLDKEDEMNCLVAGANFLLKAIRREAFTHMEGQKEFVQIDTNDLFPYLLVNIGSGVSMIKVDGDGKYERVNGTNVGGGTYWGLGRLLTKCERKEIIVILTCLLGTFMVAWTILRLAYRLLPLLQVLVRLPQKKRDLMITDLKIYHSLFSE